DNA from Arthrobacter sp. FW305-BF8:
AATCGACCCCGTCCTGGCTGCGAAGCTGCCGGAGACCATCCGGCAATGGCGGCCCGACGCAAGCGGTGACTTCCACCTGGTTCTCGCCGACGCCATGAAGGTGACCGAACTGCCGGCCGAGCCCGCAGCGCTCGTCGCCAACCTGCCGTACAACGTCGCGGTGCCGGTGGTGCTGCACCTGCTGCAGCACTTTCCGTCGATCCGGCACGGACTCGTCATGGTCCAGGACGAGGTCGCCGACCGGCTGGCCGCCGAACCCGGATCCAAGATCTATGGTGTGCCCTCGGTTAAGGCGGCCTGGTACAGCAGCATGCGCAAGGCCGGCATCATCGGCATGAACGTGTTCTGGCCCGCCCCCAAGATCCAGTCCGGGCTCGTGGCCTTCACCCGGCGCGAGCCCCCGGCCACCACCGCCAGCCGCCAGCAGGTGTTCGCCGTCATTGATGCTGCCTTCGCACAGCGCCGCAAAACACTCCGTGCAGCCCTGGCCGGCTGGGCCGGCAGTGCCGCCGAAGCGGAACGCTGCCTGGTTGCGGCCGGGGTCGACCCCACCGCGCGGGGCGAAGTGATCGACATCGCCGCGTTTGCGAGGATCGCCGAAGCCCGCGCGGCTGCGGACGCCTGATGGCGGTCCAAGGCGTGCGGGGGCGCTTTGCGGCAAGGACCGTCCGGGTCAAGGCTCCGGGCAAAGTAAACGTCTCGCTGGATGTCGGGCCGCTGCGGCCGGATGGCTACCACTCCGTGGCCAGCGTCTACCTTGCTGTGTCGCTGTACGAGGAAGTCGCGGCCACCAGCACAACATCCGACGGCATCACTGTCAGCATCAGCCCGGACAGCACGCTGGACCTCGACGGGGTGGACATCCCGCTCGACGAGCGGAACCTCGCCTACAAGGCAGCCGCCATCATGGCCGATGTGTCGGAACACTCCACCGGCGTGCATCTTGAAATCACCAAGCGGGTTCCCGTGGCAGGCGGCATGGGCGGCGGTTCCGCGGATGCTGCCGCCACGCTCCTGGCCTGTGACGCGCTGTGGAACAGCGGCCTGTCCCGGGACGAACTCGCCCACCTCGCTGCCGAGCTCGGGGCGGATGTTCCCTTCGCCCTGCTGGGCGGCACGGCCGTGGGGCTGGGCGTGGGCGATGATCTGTCTCCCGCGCTGGCCAAGGCCCAGACGGACTGGGTCCTTGTCACCGCAGAGTTCGGGCTGTCCACTCCGGAAGTATTCCGGACGCTGGACAGGCTCCGCGATGCCGAGGGCGTGGACGGCGACGAGCCCACTGCCGTGGACCCCAAGATCCTGCAGGCCCTGCGCAGCGGCGACGCCGATGCCCTGAGCCGGGTGCTGGTCAACGACCTCCAGCGCGCGTCCATCGAGCTCGCTCCCGGACTCCGGGACACCCTGGGACTGGGCGAGTCCTGCGGAGCCA
Protein-coding regions in this window:
- a CDS encoding 4-(cytidine 5'-diphospho)-2-C-methyl-D-erythritol kinase, with product MAVQGVRGRFAARTVRVKAPGKVNVSLDVGPLRPDGYHSVASVYLAVSLYEEVAATSTTSDGITVSISPDSTLDLDGVDIPLDERNLAYKAAAIMADVSEHSTGVHLEITKRVPVAGGMGGGSADAAATLLACDALWNSGLSRDELAHLAAELGADVPFALLGGTAVGLGVGDDLSPALAKAQTDWVLVTAEFGLSTPEVFRTLDRLRDAEGVDGDEPTAVDPKILQALRSGDADALSRVLVNDLQRASIELAPGLRDTLGLGESCGAIAGIVSGSGPTVALLAHNPEAAENLAGELQHKGLNALAVHGPVPGARIISDTLL
- the rsmA gene encoding 16S rRNA (adenine(1518)-N(6)/adenine(1519)-N(6))-dimethyltransferase RsmA, with amino-acid sequence MTDPTPSASGTAPAPLFGASDIRRLAGEIGVRPTKTLGQNFVIDGNTIRRIVAAAGIGPDETVLEIGPGLGSLTLGLLDAAKAVVAVEIDPVLAAKLPETIRQWRPDASGDFHLVLADAMKVTELPAEPAALVANLPYNVAVPVVLHLLQHFPSIRHGLVMVQDEVADRLAAEPGSKIYGVPSVKAAWYSSMRKAGIIGMNVFWPAPKIQSGLVAFTRREPPATTASRQQVFAVIDAAFAQRRKTLRAALAGWAGSAAEAERCLVAAGVDPTARGEVIDIAAFARIAEARAAADA